Genomic segment of Gloeocapsa sp. PCC 7428:
ATACAACAGCACCAATAATCCGACATTGAGGAGGGTTGCTACTGAGGATGTCACGATTTCATTGCGAAAGCCATTTTGCGACTGTTGCGCGCGTAATTGTAGCCTGAGGCGCTCGCTTTTTTCCATTTCGCCGACAATTTGGCGAATATCTTCCATTAATTGCTTACCACGACCCGATAATACAATAGCTCTTGCTGTATCAAATTGATTTTTCTGCTCTAAGTCGATTGTGCGTTCTAGTTCGGCAAATTTCGCACTCATGGCTTGTTCGAGTCGGGCGATTTGTTGCTGTTGCTTGGGGGAATCTGTGGTAAGTTGCTTGAGTTTGGCAAGTTGTTCCTGTGTTTGTGTCCTTGCTAATACATACGGTGCTAAGTATTGCGTATCGCTTGTGAGTAAGTAGCCGCGTTGTCCGGTTTCTGCATCTTTGAGTTTTGAAAGTGTTGTTTCTAGTTCGGCGATGACTTGATGGCTATGCGCGATCGCTTGTTCGTTCGTAATTAGTTTCTGCGTACTGCGATACGAAATCGCCGCATTGCCCAACGCAAACGCTAAAACGACAAAAAATCCTGCGGTTAGTCTTTTCGGAACGGAGCGTAGCATCAGCGCGATCGCCCCCTCTACCACATTTGGCGAACTAAAGCTATCTCGTACACTGTATCAATTGTGTATTTTGTTTTCCTGTCGGTTGACAGTTGCATAAATACCTGCTGAGTTACTCGGTCTAACTTTTCGACAAAATCTAGTAATCGAGCGGCAATTTAGGACATTATAGAAGCTCAGAGAAATTACCCTAATTAGCTTTTAACCCTGACCTGTACTCTATTACTGATTTCGGCTTAACTTCAATTTGACTGCCAATTATTTTGATTTTATCTTGCGGGTGAGTATTTTTGCGTTAAACTTTCCAAACACTAATATGAGTATTCACAATTGCTTGGCTAATCAAACAAAAAATATCTCTGTGCTATTCACAACACATCTTCAAGCATCGCGATCGCTACAGTAGTCATGTAAGAAAAAAGGCTGTTTCTATGAAAATCCTTGTCCTTAACGCAGGATCGAGTAGCCAAAAAAGTTGTTTATACGAACTGAGCGATCCTTTACCCGACTCGCCCCCGCATCCCCTATGGGAAGCGAAAGTAGACTGGGGTCAGCATCCTGGAGTAGCCACAATTAAAATTAAAGCTCAAGATAGAGTTTTAGAAACCGAACTCGAAACCGATTCGCGCCCCGAAGTGTTTTCCTACTTATTCGATACCTTAGTTAAGGGTAAAACGCAGGTTATTGACGATCTCAGTGAAATTGATATTGCAGGTCATCGCGTTGTCCATGGCGGTCAAGATTACCGCGAAGCAACTCTAATTACTCCTGAAGTCAAAGATACTATTTTACTTTTATCTGATTTTGCGCCTTTGCACAATCCTGCGAACCTTGAAGGCATTGAAGCGATTGAACAACTGCTACCATCTTTACCGCAAGTTGCCGTGTTTGATACTGCATTTCATAGTCAGATACCATTAAGTGCAGCAGTGTATCCAGGACCTTACGAATGGTTTGAGCAGGGTATTCGCCGCTATGGTTTTCATGGTATTAGTCACCAATATTGCGCGCATCGGGCTGCAACGCTGCTAAAGCGCGATTTACAGTCTTTACGGTTGATTGTTTGTCATTTGGGAAATGGTTGCTCATTATCCGCCATCTGTGACGGGGTAAGCATTGATACAACAATGGGCTTTACTCCCCTTGAAGGGTTGATGATGGGAAGTCGCTGTGGCTCAATTGACCCTGGTATTTTAATTTACCTTTTGCGCGATCGCCAACTTGATGCGGATAAGCTCGATGAAATCCTCAATTATGCTTCTGGCTTAAAGGGAATTTCTGGAATTTCCCAAGATATGCGTCAAATCCAAAGTGCGATCGCATCTAGTAACTCGCGCGCCCAACTTGCTTTCGATATGTATGTGCATTCGTTACGCAAACACATCGGTGCCATGCTAGCAACTCTAGGCGGTTTAGATGCATTAGTCTTCACAGGTGGTGTCGGTGAAAATCAAGCCCAATTGCGCGCTTTGGCGTGTGAATCGTTTGCTTTTTTAGGGTTAAAGCTCGATTTAGACAAAAATGCCGATTCTCCAGGCGATACCGATATTGCTACAGATGATTCTACAGTGCGCGTTTTAATTATCAACACCCAAGAAGATTGGGCGATCGCCACCGAATGCTGGAAGTTAACTCAAAGTAGTAAATAAAAGTTTTCGTCTATATAGCTGCGGTTTCTAACCGCTTGACACCAAAGAAAAAAATGGTTAATCTACAAGTTAACGTTAACGTCAATCTGGTGCATCAGTAAACAAAGTGATTGAAAAAATGCGAATTGGAGAGCTAGCGCAAAAAGCTGGCGTGACTCCAAGAACTATTCGCTACTATGAAAACTTAGGATTATTACACCCAAGTGAACGGGAGGGAAGTGGCTTTCGCTATTACACGGAAGCTGAGTTACTGCGACTACAAAAAATTGATTGTCTCAAATCACTTGGACTTACTCTCGAAGAAATTGCTAGCGTGATTGACTTGTACTTTGAAGATCCAACCGAACTCAAAGCCAAGCAAAAGGTGTTAACAATCTTGCAGGCGCATCTCCAAGAAACTGACGACAAATTGAGCGCACTCGCGCAGTTTCGTTCAGAGTTGCTTTTCAATATTACGAAAATTCAAAAATGTATTGAGCAAATCAATAGCCAGTAATTTTTTTTGATTTGTATTGACGTTAACGTCAAGGTTAAGAACAGGTAAAGTGCAATGAAGGTATACGAAATTCAACAATTTGGCATCGATGCGCTAACATTAACCGAACGCCCCGATCCGCAACTGAGTTACGGACAAGTACTTGTGAAAATGCGCGCGGCTTCGTTGAATTACCGCGATTTGATGGTCGTCAAAGGTTTATACGATCCAAAGCTAGCTTTACCGAGAATTCCTTTTTCTGATGGTGTAGGCGCAGTTGTCGCGGTAGGTGAAGGCGTAACGCGCGTGAAAGTCGGCGATCGCGTTGCGGGACTTTTCTTTCAAAAGTGGATAGGCGGCGAACTGACACAAGAAATTGCGCAATCAGCTTTAGGCGGTGCAATTGACGGGATTTTAGCTGAG
This window contains:
- a CDS encoding acetate/propionate family kinase, whose amino-acid sequence is MKILVLNAGSSSQKSCLYELSDPLPDSPPHPLWEAKVDWGQHPGVATIKIKAQDRVLETELETDSRPEVFSYLFDTLVKGKTQVIDDLSEIDIAGHRVVHGGQDYREATLITPEVKDTILLLSDFAPLHNPANLEGIEAIEQLLPSLPQVAVFDTAFHSQIPLSAAVYPGPYEWFEQGIRRYGFHGISHQYCAHRAATLLKRDLQSLRLIVCHLGNGCSLSAICDGVSIDTTMGFTPLEGLMMGSRCGSIDPGILIYLLRDRQLDADKLDEILNYASGLKGISGISQDMRQIQSAIASSNSRAQLAFDMYVHSLRKHIGAMLATLGGLDALVFTGGVGENQAQLRALACESFAFLGLKLDLDKNADSPGDTDIATDDSTVRVLIINTQEDWAIATECWKLTQSSK
- a CDS encoding MerR family transcriptional regulator, which produces MRIGELAQKAGVTPRTIRYYENLGLLHPSEREGSGFRYYTEAELLRLQKIDCLKSLGLTLEEIASVIDLYFEDPTELKAKQKVLTILQAHLQETDDKLSALAQFRSELLFNITKIQKCIEQINSQ